In Streptococcus uberis, a single window of DNA contains:
- the purE gene encoding 5-(carboxyamino)imidazole ribonucleotide mutase has translation MEAIVSIIMGSSSDWATMQKAAEVLDKFGIAYEKKVVSAHRTPDLMFKHAEEARGRGIKIIIAGAGGAAHLPGMVAAKTTLPVIGVPVKSRALSGLDSLYSIVQMPGGVPVATMAIGEAGATNAALTALRILSIEDPKMAQALADFQLEQGKLAEAMTDELN, from the coding sequence ATGGAAGCTATTGTATCCATCATCATGGGGTCTAGTTCTGATTGGGCAACTATGCAAAAAGCAGCAGAAGTCTTGGATAAATTTGGCATTGCCTATGAGAAAAAAGTGGTTTCTGCTCATCGGACACCTGACTTGATGTTCAAGCATGCCGAAGAAGCGCGTGGCCGTGGTATCAAGATTATTATTGCGGGTGCTGGAGGTGCAGCGCATCTGCCTGGAATGGTAGCTGCTAAAACAACCTTGCCGGTTATTGGTGTACCTGTGAAGTCACGTGCTTTGAGTGGTCTTGATTCCCTATACTCTATTGTGCAAATGCCAGGTGGCGTTCCTGTTGCAACTATGGCTATTGGTGAAGCAGGGGCTACCAATGCAGCATTGACAGCTTTACGAATCCTTTCTATTGAAGACCCCAAAATGGCTCAGGCATTAGCTGATTTCCAATTGGAACAAGGTAAACTTGCGGAGGCTATGACAGATGAGCTCAACTAA
- a CDS encoding quorum-sensing system DWW-type pheromone: MFKKIHFYVTTFSFLAVALITFLSEKDWWHIG, encoded by the coding sequence ATGTTTAAAAAAATTCATTTTTATGTAACTACTTTTTCTTTTCTAGCTGTTGCACTGATTACTTTTCTATCTGAAAAAGATTGGTGGCATATCGGATGA
- a CDS encoding SH3 domain-containing protein, producing MKFIKILLSQIVSLFLLLTISLHSLETVNAAVLGDDYPIAWKSGWGTDTWGMYRRQCTSFVAFRLNQVNGFSIPSGLGNADTWGHIARRMGYPVNDIPAVGAVAWFDKGINGSHLAYGHVSWVAEVNGNLVTLEEYNFDAGQGPEQYHRRVINSHQVSGFIHFKDIDTGNIPISSPMQSPKSTIPNQGSYHFTEQMPIKAQPIANNQAIAFYQAGQMVHYDKTVIADGYQWLSYIAYSGQRRYIPIAKVTSKESSKQEDFAPGDQVTFSGIYQVTQIHGSLLSSKDLAGGEPGPLNWLDPGPVLESNRDGQQSGDQILYPSDFFIIPGNYKVLQIHKETKGLLIQIGNRQTWVSMNKVQKST from the coding sequence ATGAAATTCATAAAAATCTTATTATCTCAAATCGTCAGTCTATTTTTGCTCTTAACGATCAGTTTACATTCTTTAGAGACAGTCAATGCAGCTGTACTGGGGGATGATTATCCCATTGCATGGAAATCCGGTTGGGGTACAGACACTTGGGGAATGTACCGAAGGCAATGCACCTCATTTGTTGCTTTTAGATTGAATCAAGTAAATGGGTTTTCAATCCCTTCTGGTTTAGGAAATGCTGATACTTGGGGTCATATTGCTAGACGAATGGGGTATCCTGTTAATGATATCCCAGCAGTAGGAGCCGTTGCCTGGTTTGATAAAGGAATAAATGGTTCTCATCTTGCCTATGGACATGTCTCCTGGGTTGCGGAGGTTAATGGTAATCTAGTTACCTTAGAAGAATATAATTTTGATGCCGGACAAGGTCCTGAACAATATCATAGAAGAGTCATTAACAGTCATCAAGTCAGTGGTTTTATTCATTTCAAAGATATCGATACTGGAAATATTCCCATCTCTTCTCCTATGCAAAGCCCGAAATCAACAATTCCAAACCAAGGGAGTTATCATTTTACCGAACAGATGCCCATAAAAGCTCAGCCTATTGCCAATAACCAAGCAATTGCCTTTTACCAGGCCGGCCAAATGGTTCACTATGATAAAACCGTAATTGCTGATGGTTATCAATGGCTATCATACATTGCCTATTCTGGTCAAAGACGCTACATCCCAATTGCTAAGGTAACTTCTAAGGAAAGTTCAAAACAGGAGGACTTTGCCCCAGGTGACCAAGTTACTTTTTCTGGTATTTACCAAGTCACTCAAATTCATGGTAGCCTGCTTTCTAGTAAGGACTTAGCTGGTGGAGAGCCTGGTCCTCTAAATTGGTTAGATCCAGGTCCTGTCCTTGAAAGCAACAGAGACGGACAACAAAGTGGAGATCAAATACTCTACCCCAGCGATTTCTTTATCATTCCAGGAAACTACAAAGTTTTACAGATTCACAAGGAAACAAAAGGACTCCTTATTCAAATAGGAAACCGACAAACTTGGGTATCAATGAACAAGGTTCAGAAATCTACATAA
- the purD gene encoding phosphoribosylamine--glycine ligase, which yields MKLFVVGSGGREHAIAKKLLESEGVDKVYVAPGNDGMTLDGLNLVNIAISEHSKLIDFAKANDIAWTFIGPDDALAAGIVDDFNRAGLKAFGPSRLAAELEWSKDYAKEIMVKYQVPTAAYGTFSDFEEAKTYILEKGAPIVVKADGLALGKGVVVAETVDQAIDAARDMLLDNKFGDSGARVVIEEFLEGEEFSLFAFVNGNKFYIMPTAQDHKRAYDGDKGPNTGGMGAYAPVPHISQEVIDTAIESIVKPVINGMIQEGRPYLGILYCGLILTEDGPKVIEFNARFGDPETQIILPRLTSNFAQNMTDILDQKEPDMTWLDTGVTLGVVVASNGYPLAYDKGVELPSKTEDDIITYYAGAKFDENGQALLSNGGRVYMLVTTEDSVQAAQDKIYRELKNQNTEGLFYRNDIGSKALK from the coding sequence ATGAAACTATTTGTTGTTGGTTCAGGTGGTCGAGAGCATGCTATTGCTAAAAAGTTGTTAGAATCTGAAGGAGTAGACAAGGTTTATGTTGCCCCTGGTAATGATGGGATGACTCTTGATGGCTTGAATCTGGTCAATATTGCTATATCCGAACATTCTAAGTTGATTGATTTTGCTAAGGCTAATGACATTGCTTGGACTTTTATAGGCCCAGACGATGCTTTAGCAGCTGGTATTGTCGATGATTTTAACAGAGCTGGCTTGAAAGCTTTTGGTCCAAGCCGTTTGGCAGCAGAGCTAGAGTGGTCAAAAGATTATGCTAAGGAAATCATGGTTAAGTACCAAGTTCCAACAGCAGCCTATGGCACATTCTCCGACTTCGAAGAAGCCAAGACCTATATCCTGGAAAAAGGTGCACCAATCGTTGTTAAGGCTGATGGCTTGGCTCTAGGTAAAGGTGTGGTGGTTGCGGAAACGGTAGATCAAGCTATTGATGCTGCCCGTGATATGCTTTTAGATAACAAATTTGGAGACTCAGGAGCTCGTGTGGTAATCGAGGAATTCCTAGAGGGTGAGGAGTTTTCGTTATTTGCCTTTGTCAATGGGAATAAGTTCTATATCATGCCAACAGCTCAAGACCATAAGCGGGCCTATGATGGCGACAAAGGTCCAAATACAGGTGGAATGGGAGCTTATGCCCCAGTACCTCATATCTCTCAGGAAGTGATTGATACAGCCATTGAAAGCATTGTGAAACCTGTTATTAATGGCATGATTCAAGAAGGACGTCCTTACCTCGGGATACTTTACTGCGGTTTGATTTTGACGGAAGATGGACCAAAAGTTATTGAATTTAATGCTCGCTTTGGTGATCCGGAGACACAAATCATTTTGCCACGCTTAACGTCAAATTTTGCACAAAATATGACAGATATTTTAGATCAAAAAGAACCTGATATGACTTGGCTTGATACAGGCGTAACACTTGGAGTAGTTGTGGCCTCAAATGGCTACCCATTAGCCTATGACAAAGGTGTTGAACTTCCTAGTAAAACAGAAGATGATATCATTACTTATTATGCCGGCGCTAAGTTTGATGAAAATGGCCAAGCTCTGCTATCAAACGGTGGACGTGTCTATATGCTCGTCACCACAGAAGATAGTGTTCAAGCTGCGCAAGACAAAATCTATCGAGAACTCAAAAACCAGAATACAGAAGGGCTCTTTTACCGTAATGACATCGGCAGCAAGGCTTTGAAGTAA
- the purB gene encoding adenylosuccinate lyase, translating to MLERYSRPEMANIWSEENKYRAWLEVEILADEAWAELGEIPKEDVAKIRANADFNVDRILEIEKETRHDVVAFTRAVSETLGEERKWVHYGLTSTDVVDTAYGYLYKQANDIIRRDLENFTQIVAEKAREHKMTIMMGRTHGVHAEPTTFGLKLATWYSEMKRNQERFEHAAAGVEAGKISGAVGNFANIPPFVEEYVCDKLGIRPQEISTQVLPRDLHAEYFAVLASIATSIERMATEIRGLQKSEQREVEEFFAKGQKGSSAMPHKRNPIGSENMTGLARVIRGHMLTAYENVPLWHERDISHSSAERIITPDTTILINYMLNRFGNIVKNLTVFPENMIRNMGSTFGLIFSQRVMLKLIEKGMTREEAYDLVQPKTAYSWDNQVDFKPLLEADEAVTSRLTQEEIDELFNPVYYTKRVDDIFKRLGL from the coding sequence ATGTTAGAACGTTATTCACGCCCTGAGATGGCGAACATTTGGAGTGAAGAGAATAAATACCGTGCTTGGTTAGAGGTGGAAATCTTGGCTGATGAAGCTTGGGCTGAGCTTGGTGAGATTCCTAAGGAAGATGTGGCTAAGATTCGTGCTAATGCGGATTTTAATGTAGATCGTATTCTTGAGATTGAAAAAGAGACTCGCCATGATGTGGTGGCTTTCACCCGTGCGGTTTCTGAGACCCTTGGTGAAGAGCGCAAATGGGTTCATTATGGGTTGACTTCGACTGACGTTGTTGACACAGCCTATGGCTACCTTTACAAACAAGCTAATGACATTATCCGTCGTGACCTTGAAAACTTTACGCAAATTGTGGCTGAAAAGGCACGCGAACATAAAATGACGATTATGATGGGTCGTACGCACGGTGTGCATGCGGAGCCTACAACATTTGGTCTTAAATTAGCCACTTGGTACAGCGAAATGAAACGTAACCAAGAGCGTTTTGAGCATGCTGCAGCTGGTGTTGAGGCAGGGAAAATTTCTGGCGCGGTAGGCAATTTTGCTAACATTCCGCCATTTGTGGAAGAATATGTTTGCGATAAACTTGGCATCCGCCCCCAAGAGATTTCAACACAGGTATTGCCGCGTGACCTTCATGCAGAATATTTTGCGGTTCTAGCGAGCATCGCAACGTCTATTGAACGTATGGCAACTGAAATTCGAGGTTTGCAAAAATCTGAACAACGCGAAGTGGAAGAGTTCTTTGCTAAAGGGCAAAAAGGGAGCTCAGCAATGCCACACAAACGCAATCCAATTGGTTCTGAAAACATGACTGGCTTGGCGCGTGTTATTCGTGGTCATATGCTCACAGCTTATGAAAATGTTCCTTTATGGCATGAACGTGATATTTCGCATTCTTCTGCCGAACGGATTATTACTCCTGACACAACCATTTTAATCAATTACATGCTTAACCGCTTTGGCAATATCGTTAAAAACTTAACAGTATTTCCTGAAAATATGATCCGCAACATGGGTTCCACCTTTGGTCTTATCTTTAGTCAGCGCGTTATGCTTAAGTTAATTGAAAAAGGAATGACTCGGGAAGAAGCCTATGACTTGGTGCAACCAAAAACAGCTTATTCATGGGATAATCAAGTAGATTTTAAACCTCTTCTGGAAGCGGATGAAGCCGTAACATCACGTTTGACGCAAGAAGAAATTGATGAACTCTTTAACCCTGTTTACTACACCAAACGTGTGGATGACATTTTTAAACGATTAGGTTTATAG
- the purK gene encoding 5-(carboxyamino)imidazole ribonucleotide synthase produces the protein MSSTKTIGIIGGGQLGQMMAISAIYMGHKVITLDPAADCPSSRVSEVIVAPYDDVDALRQLADRCDVLTYEFENVDADGLDAVINDGQLPQGTDLLRISQNRITEKDFLANKAGVKVAPYKVIKSAADLDAIDLTKNHVLKTATGGYDGHGQIVIKSEADLPKARKLADAADCVLEEFVHFDLEVSVIVSGNQKEFTVFPVQENIHRNNILSKTIVPARISEALAEKAKDMALAIAKQLNLAGTLCVEMFASKDDIMVNEIAPRPHNSGHYSIEACDFSQFDTHILGVLGLPLPAITLHAPAVMLNVLGQHMDKAQAYVQENPSAHLHLYGKLEAKHNRKMGHVTLFSDVPDEVEEF, from the coding sequence ATGAGCTCAACTAAAACAATTGGAATTATTGGTGGTGGTCAACTAGGTCAAATGATGGCTATTTCGGCCATTTACATGGGGCATAAGGTGATTACTTTGGATCCAGCTGCTGATTGCCCATCATCACGTGTCAGTGAAGTCATTGTGGCACCTTATGATGACGTTGATGCGCTTCGCCAGTTGGCAGACCGTTGTGACGTCCTCACGTATGAATTTGAAAATGTTGATGCTGATGGTTTAGATGCTGTTATTAATGATGGTCAATTACCACAAGGGACAGACCTTTTACGAATCTCTCAAAATCGCATCACTGAAAAAGACTTTCTTGCCAACAAAGCAGGTGTCAAAGTAGCGCCTTATAAAGTGATTAAATCTGCAGCTGACTTGGATGCCATTGACTTAACTAAAAACCATGTCCTTAAAACAGCAACTGGTGGCTATGATGGTCACGGCCAAATCGTGATTAAGTCTGAAGCTGATCTTCCTAAGGCTAGAAAATTAGCTGACGCTGCTGACTGTGTCTTGGAAGAATTCGTTCATTTCGATCTTGAAGTGTCTGTTATCGTCTCAGGTAACCAGAAAGAATTTACGGTCTTCCCAGTCCAAGAAAACATTCACAGAAATAATATTTTGTCTAAGACCATTGTGCCAGCTCGTATTTCAGAAGCTTTAGCCGAAAAAGCTAAAGATATGGCATTAGCAATAGCTAAACAGTTAAATCTGGCTGGAACGCTCTGCGTAGAGATGTTTGCTTCAAAAGACGATATTATGGTTAATGAAATTGCCCCTCGTCCACACAATTCTGGACACTATTCCATCGAAGCTTGTGATTTCTCTCAGTTCGACACGCACATTCTGGGAGTGCTTGGTTTGCCGCTGCCAGCCATTACCTTGCATGCTCCAGCTGTTATGCTCAATGTCTTGGGTCAACATATGGACAAAGCGCAAGCCTATGTCCAAGAAAACCCTAGCGCCCACCTTCATCTTTATGGTAAACTAGAAGCGAAACATAACCGCAAAATGGGACATGTGACGCTGTTTAGTGATGTGCCTGATGAGGTTGAGGAGTTTTAG
- a CDS encoding helix-turn-helix domain-containing protein: MKELRKKKQMTREALCGDESELSVRQLARIESGQSNPSLAKALFIAKKLGVPLSDFVNPKELDLPKRYQELKYLILRHPTYMNTDSIEERESQFDIIFEDYYADLPEEEQVLIDRLQSRFEVYQSGNSVYGQDLLLEYIDQIKKKKTYDLNDIFFIDLYLTCGYVSSFKETLFDKGIFECFTSKLILLEEKLDFKDLFLLNNVLMTAIAVGLTIEEYVKIRTLLNVCRRIMTITQDFQRMPIYYMYEWRYTLFHEKDFRKAPYYYQQSLLFARTHGDEYLKTMIVNAWQEDQDKVKTLESQKEI; encoded by the coding sequence ATGAAAGAATTGAGAAAGAAAAAACAGATGACACGAGAGGCTCTTTGTGGTGATGAGTCGGAATTATCAGTTCGTCAACTAGCAAGAATTGAATCTGGACAATCTAATCCTTCTCTAGCCAAAGCTCTTTTTATTGCAAAAAAATTAGGAGTCCCTTTGTCTGATTTCGTCAATCCTAAAGAACTTGACCTGCCAAAACGCTATCAAGAATTGAAGTATTTGATTTTAAGACATCCGACTTATATGAATACAGACTCTATAGAAGAAAGAGAATCCCAGTTTGATATCATTTTTGAAGATTATTATGCGGATTTGCCTGAAGAAGAACAGGTACTCATTGATCGCTTACAGTCTAGATTTGAAGTTTATCAAAGTGGGAATAGCGTTTATGGTCAAGATCTTTTGCTTGAATATATTGATCAAATAAAAAAGAAAAAAACCTATGATCTGAATGATATCTTTTTTATAGATTTATATTTAACCTGTGGTTATGTCTCTTCATTTAAAGAAACACTTTTTGATAAAGGAATCTTTGAATGCTTTACCAGTAAGTTGATCCTCTTAGAAGAAAAGTTAGATTTCAAAGATTTATTTTTACTCAACAATGTTTTGATGACTGCTATTGCAGTTGGATTAACCATTGAAGAATATGTAAAAATACGGACACTATTAAATGTCTGTCGTCGTATTATGACAATTACGCAAGATTTTCAAAGAATGCCTATTTATTATATGTATGAGTGGCGTTATACCCTATTTCATGAAAAAGATTTCCGAAAAGCTCCCTATTACTATCAACAGTCCTTGCTATTTGCCCGGACACATGGGGATGAGTATTTAAAAACTATGATAGTAAATGCTTGGCAAGAGGATCAAGATAAGGTAAAGACATTGGAAAGTCAGAAGGAAATTTAA